Proteins encoded by one window of Mercenaria mercenaria strain notata chromosome 4, MADL_Memer_1, whole genome shotgun sequence:
- the LOC123552286 gene encoding serine/arginine repetitive matrix protein 1-like isoform X1: MSDAGFFKGTSADQDNRFADKKKKLMKQMKFAENIETRVDLSKVNVDTMKPWIATRITELLGMEDDVIIEFVYNQLDNRYPDPKEMQINLTGFLNAKNARVFMGELWELLCSAQENIGGIPAKFVEQKKEEIKKRQAEQERIQQSLKVSEEQIRNAIMKEREEAERRERKSSSPRNRRDRSRSPRRKKREKSSSRSPRKDSEKSGDKSADKTAEKSDDKTDSKTVVDGHTPVPLVPLEVKEDAKDSDEPKENGEKAPVTTNGETEEKSASDKGDNEEKDEKEKDEKKETDGKSGKSRNRSRSRSRDRRRRSRSRSGDRRRDDRDRDRDRKYSRRSRSRSPRRRSPPRRSPPRRRSRSRDRDRRRSPPRSRTRRSPSPRRRSPSPRRRYSPPRRQRSPSPRRRREPSRERERERKRSPPQPPKRKARSPSSSDSDSDSSDSDGPAAKRPPNTRKPMMDESDEGEDGGKVGIQQRRTYRRQREEPEDSDSSSSSSSSSDDEAPPPPARRRERDERRLPSPRRDDRYRRYPSPPRYRDDRDRFRDERERYERERFRDDRDRFRDDRDRYVDPRRQRSPPRRRSPRGSFEEDVRRRRDSPPRRERRRSSPSPQKRRFIESPPDERRRRRNEVESPPPEKQRRRRRETESDEEMQQQLRRKRRESPEPERRKTKRVPVKEESSSDEDSSPERPPGKQKSRRRDSSSESPEPRKPSRKQKLPPPRKKAEADSDSSSDENDSQEIRKVKKEPYSPMNEHRSKVKTVSDSPKRKPSPAARKSASKRELSEQLLSRKRNSSSEREDSSPDIRRRRKSSTNSPERREVVVKRSRESESSLKRKKEPSSSPHERRPKKSRSFSEGSDHGGEKHMEDSDEYRRVVVMRSESREERAVHQTSREDAGKHKKPAANSDSGQSGSDDGKKKKKKKEKKHKKHKKHKKHKQKKEVVESDSEGGQTGDGEELEKTLREKALQSMKQRVSRESPPDDSSD, from the exons GGGACAAGTGCTGATCAAGACAACAGATTTGCTGACAAGAAAAAGAAGCTAATGAAGCAAATGAAATTTGCTGAGAATATTGAGACAAGG GTTGACTTGTCAAAAGTTAATGTTGACACAATGAAACCATGGATAGCTACAAGAATCACAGAATTACTTGGAATGGAAGACGATGTTATTATAGAGTTTGTTTATAATCAGCTAGACAATAGG TACCCTGACCCAAAGGAGATGCAGATAAATTTGACTGGTTTTTTAAATGCAAAGAATGCTCGTGTGTTTATGGGTGAATTGTGGGAGTTGTTGTGTAGTGCTCAAGAAAATATTGGTGGAATTCCGGCGAAGTTTGTGGAACAGAAAaaggaagaaataaaaaagagaCAG GCAGAGCAGGAGAGAATTCAACAGAGTTTGAAAGTATCTGAGGAACAAATTAGGAATGCCATTATGAAGGAAAGAGAAGAGGCAGAGAGAAG GGAGCGTAAAAGTTCATCTCCAAGAAACAGACGAGACAGATCTAGGTCGCCAAGACGTAAAAAACGTGAAAAAAGTTCATCAAGATCTCCAAG GAAAGATTCAGAAAAGTCTGGAGACAAATCAGCTGACAAAACAGCTGAGAAATCTGACGATAAAACAGACTCTAAAACAGTTGTAGATGGTCACACACCAGTTCCGTTAGTGCCATTAGAGGTTAAAGAAGATGCAAAAGATTCAGATGAACCTAAAGAAAACGGTGAAAAAGCACCTGTTACTACAAATGGTGAAACTGAAGAAAAATCTGCATCAGACAAAGGGGATAATGAAGAAAAAGATGAAAAGGAAAAAGATGAGAAAAAAGAGACTGATGGAAAAAGTGGGAAAAGTCGCAATagatctaggtcaaggtcacgagaTAGGAGGAGAAGgagtaggtcaaggtcaggagATAGGAGGAGAGATGACAGAGATCGAGATAGAGACAGAAAATATAGCCGAAGATCAAG ATCCAGATCTCCGAGGCGTCGATCTCCTCCTAGAAGATCACCACCCAGAAGAAGATCAAGGTCACGAGACAGGGATAGAAGGAGGTCACCACCAAGGTCACGTACACGTAGAAGTCCTAGTCCAAGGAGACGTTCACCATCACCAAGAAGAAGATACTCCCCTCCACGTAGACAGAGATCTCCATCACCAAGGAGACGAAGGGAACCTAGTAGAGAAAGAGAGAGGGAGAGGAAGAGATCACCCCCACAGCCTCCTAAAAGAAAAGCGAG GTCTCCAAGTAGTTCAGACAGTGATTCTGATAGCTCAGATTCTGACGGTCCAGCTGCAAAGAGACCTCCAAATACTAGAAAG CCAATGATGGATGAGAGTGATGAAGGAGAAGATGGTGGTAAAGTCGGAATCCAGCAGAGACGTACATACAGGAGGCAAAGAGAGGAACCAGAGGACTCTGACTCGTCCAGTTCTTCATCATCCTCATCAGACGATGAGGCACCGCCACCTCCAGCAA GACGTCGTGAGCGAGATGAGAGACGGCTACCTTCACCAAGACGAGATGACAGGTACCGCAG atatccATCTCCACCCAGATACAGGGATGATCGTGATCGTTTTAGGGATGAACGAGAGAGGTATGAGAGAGAGAGATTCCGAGATGATAGAGACCGATTCAGAGATGATCGAGACAGATATGTTGATCCTAGGAGACAGAG GAGTCCACCAAGACGAAGGTCTCCAAGAGGCTCATTTGAGGAAGATGTTAGACGAAGGAGAGATAGTCCTCCTAGGAGGGAGCGTCGTAGATCTTCCCCATCTCCTCAAAAACGTAGATTTATAGAGAGTCCTCCAGATGAGAGACGAAGACGTAGGAATGAAGTAGAGTCACCTCCACCAGAAAAACAAAGAAGACGCAGACGAGAAACTGAGTCAGATGAAGAAATGCAGCAACAGTTACGTAGAAAGAGAAGAGAATCACCAGAGCCTGAACGGCGAAAAACAAAACGAGTCCCAGTGAAAGAAGAATCTTCATCAGATGAAGATTCTTCTCCTGAGAGACCCCCAGGTAAACAGAAATCCAGACGACGGGACTCAAGTTCAGAGTCCCCAGAACCAAGAAAACCATCCCGTAAACAAAAGTTACCGCCCCCTAGAAAAAAAGCTGAAGCTGATAGTGACAGCTCTAGTGATGAAAATGATTCCCAGGAAATTAGAAAGGTGAAAAAAGAACCTTATTCACCTATGAATGAACATAGAAGCAAAGTAAAAACTGTGTCCGATTCCCCAAAAAGGAAACCATCTCCGGCAGCTAGAAAATCCGCATCAAAACGTGAACTTTCTGAGCAGCTCTTGTCTAGAAAGAGAAATTCTAGTAGTGAAAGGGAGGACAGCTCACCTGATATTCGTCGTCGTAGGAAGAGTTCAACTAATTCTCCAGAGCGTAGAGAAGTAGTTGTGAAAAGATCAAGGGAAAGCGAAAGCTCCCTAAAACGTAAAAAGGAACCTTCATCTAGTCCTCATGAAAGAAGACCAAAGAAATCTAGGTCATTCTCTGAAGGTTCAGATCATGGAGGTGAAAAACATATGGAAGATTCAGATGAGTACAGAAGAGTTGTAGTGATGAGGTCAGAAAGTAGAGAGGAACGTGCAGTTCATCAGACATCTAGGGAAGATGCAGGGAAACACAAGAAACCAGCAGCAAACTCTGATTCAGGG cagtCTGGCTCAGATGATggcaagaaaaagaagaaaaagaaagaaaagaagcaCAAGAAACATAAAAAGCACAAGAAACATAAGCAGAAGAAAGAAGTAGTG gAGTCGGATAGTGAGGGTGGCCAAACAGGAGATGGTGAAGAACTGGAGAAGACCCTCAGAGAGAAAGCCCTGCAATCAATGAAACAACGGGTGTCCAGGGAAAGCCCGCCAGATGACTCCTCAGATTAA
- the LOC123552286 gene encoding serine/arginine repetitive matrix protein 1-like isoform X2, with amino-acid sequence MSDAGFFKGTSADQDNRFADKKKKLMKQMKFAENIETRVDLSKVNVDTMKPWIATRITELLGMEDDVIIEFVYNQLDNRYPDPKEMQINLTGFLNAKNARVFMGELWELLCSAQENIGGIPAKFVEQKKEEIKKRQAEQERIQQSLKVSEEQIRNAIMKEREEAERRERKSSSPRNRRDRSRSPRRKKREKSSSRSPRKDSEKSGDKSADKTAEKSDDKTDSKTVVDGHTPVPLVPLEVKEDAKDSDEPKENGEKAPVTTNGETEEKSASDKGDNEEKDEKEKDEKKETDGKSGKSRNRSRSRSRDRRRRSRSRSGDRRRDDRDRDRDRKYSRRSRSRSPRRRSPPRRSPPRRRSRSRDRDRRRSPPRSRTRRSPSPRRRSPSPRRRYSPPRRQRSPSPRRRREPSRERERERKRSPPQPPKRKARSPSSSDSDSDSSDSDGPAAKRPPNTRKPMMDESDEGEDGGKVGIQQRRTYRRQREEPEDSDSSSSSSSSSDDEAPPPPARRRERDERRLPSPRRDDRYRRYPSPPRYRDDRDRFRDERERYERERFRDDRDRFRDDRDRYVDPRRQRSPPRRRSPRGSFEEDVRRRRDSPPRRERRRSSPSPQKRRFIESPPDERRRRRNEVESPPPEKQRRRRRETESDEEMQQQLRRKRRESPEPERRKTKRVPVKEESSSDEDSSPERPPGKQKSRRRDSSSESPEPRKPSRKQKLPPPRKKAEADSDSSSDENDSQEIRKVKKEPYSPMNEHRSKVKTVSDSPKRKPSPAARKSASKRELSEQLLSRKRNSSSEREDSSPDIRRRRKSSTNSPERREVVVKRSRESESSLKRKKEPSSSPHERRPKKSRSFSEGSDHGGEKHMEDSDEYRRVVVMRSESREERAVHQTSREDAGKHKKPAANSDSGSGSDDGKKKKKKKEKKHKKHKKHKKHKQKKEVVESDSEGGQTGDGEELEKTLREKALQSMKQRVSRESPPDDSSD; translated from the exons GGGACAAGTGCTGATCAAGACAACAGATTTGCTGACAAGAAAAAGAAGCTAATGAAGCAAATGAAATTTGCTGAGAATATTGAGACAAGG GTTGACTTGTCAAAAGTTAATGTTGACACAATGAAACCATGGATAGCTACAAGAATCACAGAATTACTTGGAATGGAAGACGATGTTATTATAGAGTTTGTTTATAATCAGCTAGACAATAGG TACCCTGACCCAAAGGAGATGCAGATAAATTTGACTGGTTTTTTAAATGCAAAGAATGCTCGTGTGTTTATGGGTGAATTGTGGGAGTTGTTGTGTAGTGCTCAAGAAAATATTGGTGGAATTCCGGCGAAGTTTGTGGAACAGAAAaaggaagaaataaaaaagagaCAG GCAGAGCAGGAGAGAATTCAACAGAGTTTGAAAGTATCTGAGGAACAAATTAGGAATGCCATTATGAAGGAAAGAGAAGAGGCAGAGAGAAG GGAGCGTAAAAGTTCATCTCCAAGAAACAGACGAGACAGATCTAGGTCGCCAAGACGTAAAAAACGTGAAAAAAGTTCATCAAGATCTCCAAG GAAAGATTCAGAAAAGTCTGGAGACAAATCAGCTGACAAAACAGCTGAGAAATCTGACGATAAAACAGACTCTAAAACAGTTGTAGATGGTCACACACCAGTTCCGTTAGTGCCATTAGAGGTTAAAGAAGATGCAAAAGATTCAGATGAACCTAAAGAAAACGGTGAAAAAGCACCTGTTACTACAAATGGTGAAACTGAAGAAAAATCTGCATCAGACAAAGGGGATAATGAAGAAAAAGATGAAAAGGAAAAAGATGAGAAAAAAGAGACTGATGGAAAAAGTGGGAAAAGTCGCAATagatctaggtcaaggtcacgagaTAGGAGGAGAAGgagtaggtcaaggtcaggagATAGGAGGAGAGATGACAGAGATCGAGATAGAGACAGAAAATATAGCCGAAGATCAAG ATCCAGATCTCCGAGGCGTCGATCTCCTCCTAGAAGATCACCACCCAGAAGAAGATCAAGGTCACGAGACAGGGATAGAAGGAGGTCACCACCAAGGTCACGTACACGTAGAAGTCCTAGTCCAAGGAGACGTTCACCATCACCAAGAAGAAGATACTCCCCTCCACGTAGACAGAGATCTCCATCACCAAGGAGACGAAGGGAACCTAGTAGAGAAAGAGAGAGGGAGAGGAAGAGATCACCCCCACAGCCTCCTAAAAGAAAAGCGAG GTCTCCAAGTAGTTCAGACAGTGATTCTGATAGCTCAGATTCTGACGGTCCAGCTGCAAAGAGACCTCCAAATACTAGAAAG CCAATGATGGATGAGAGTGATGAAGGAGAAGATGGTGGTAAAGTCGGAATCCAGCAGAGACGTACATACAGGAGGCAAAGAGAGGAACCAGAGGACTCTGACTCGTCCAGTTCTTCATCATCCTCATCAGACGATGAGGCACCGCCACCTCCAGCAA GACGTCGTGAGCGAGATGAGAGACGGCTACCTTCACCAAGACGAGATGACAGGTACCGCAG atatccATCTCCACCCAGATACAGGGATGATCGTGATCGTTTTAGGGATGAACGAGAGAGGTATGAGAGAGAGAGATTCCGAGATGATAGAGACCGATTCAGAGATGATCGAGACAGATATGTTGATCCTAGGAGACAGAG GAGTCCACCAAGACGAAGGTCTCCAAGAGGCTCATTTGAGGAAGATGTTAGACGAAGGAGAGATAGTCCTCCTAGGAGGGAGCGTCGTAGATCTTCCCCATCTCCTCAAAAACGTAGATTTATAGAGAGTCCTCCAGATGAGAGACGAAGACGTAGGAATGAAGTAGAGTCACCTCCACCAGAAAAACAAAGAAGACGCAGACGAGAAACTGAGTCAGATGAAGAAATGCAGCAACAGTTACGTAGAAAGAGAAGAGAATCACCAGAGCCTGAACGGCGAAAAACAAAACGAGTCCCAGTGAAAGAAGAATCTTCATCAGATGAAGATTCTTCTCCTGAGAGACCCCCAGGTAAACAGAAATCCAGACGACGGGACTCAAGTTCAGAGTCCCCAGAACCAAGAAAACCATCCCGTAAACAAAAGTTACCGCCCCCTAGAAAAAAAGCTGAAGCTGATAGTGACAGCTCTAGTGATGAAAATGATTCCCAGGAAATTAGAAAGGTGAAAAAAGAACCTTATTCACCTATGAATGAACATAGAAGCAAAGTAAAAACTGTGTCCGATTCCCCAAAAAGGAAACCATCTCCGGCAGCTAGAAAATCCGCATCAAAACGTGAACTTTCTGAGCAGCTCTTGTCTAGAAAGAGAAATTCTAGTAGTGAAAGGGAGGACAGCTCACCTGATATTCGTCGTCGTAGGAAGAGTTCAACTAATTCTCCAGAGCGTAGAGAAGTAGTTGTGAAAAGATCAAGGGAAAGCGAAAGCTCCCTAAAACGTAAAAAGGAACCTTCATCTAGTCCTCATGAAAGAAGACCAAAGAAATCTAGGTCATTCTCTGAAGGTTCAGATCATGGAGGTGAAAAACATATGGAAGATTCAGATGAGTACAGAAGAGTTGTAGTGATGAGGTCAGAAAGTAGAGAGGAACGTGCAGTTCATCAGACATCTAGGGAAGATGCAGGGAAACACAAGAAACCAGCAGCAAACTCTGATTCAGGG tCTGGCTCAGATGATggcaagaaaaagaagaaaaagaaagaaaagaagcaCAAGAAACATAAAAAGCACAAGAAACATAAGCAGAAGAAAGAAGTAGTG gAGTCGGATAGTGAGGGTGGCCAAACAGGAGATGGTGAAGAACTGGAGAAGACCCTCAGAGAGAAAGCCCTGCAATCAATGAAACAACGGGTGTCCAGGGAAAGCCCGCCAGATGACTCCTCAGATTAA
- the LOC123552286 gene encoding serine/arginine repetitive matrix protein 1-like isoform X3, whose protein sequence is MQINLTGFLNAKNARVFMGELWELLCSAQENIGGIPAKFVEQKKEEIKKRQAEQERIQQSLKVSEEQIRNAIMKEREEAERRERKSSSPRNRRDRSRSPRRKKREKSSSRSPRKDSEKSGDKSADKTAEKSDDKTDSKTVVDGHTPVPLVPLEVKEDAKDSDEPKENGEKAPVTTNGETEEKSASDKGDNEEKDEKEKDEKKETDGKSGKSRNRSRSRSRDRRRRSRSRSGDRRRDDRDRDRDRKYSRRSRSRSPRRRSPPRRSPPRRRSRSRDRDRRRSPPRSRTRRSPSPRRRSPSPRRRYSPPRRQRSPSPRRRREPSRERERERKRSPPQPPKRKARSPSSSDSDSDSSDSDGPAAKRPPNTRKPMMDESDEGEDGGKVGIQQRRTYRRQREEPEDSDSSSSSSSSSDDEAPPPPARRRERDERRLPSPRRDDRYRRYPSPPRYRDDRDRFRDERERYERERFRDDRDRFRDDRDRYVDPRRQRSPPRRRSPRGSFEEDVRRRRDSPPRRERRRSSPSPQKRRFIESPPDERRRRRNEVESPPPEKQRRRRRETESDEEMQQQLRRKRRESPEPERRKTKRVPVKEESSSDEDSSPERPPGKQKSRRRDSSSESPEPRKPSRKQKLPPPRKKAEADSDSSSDENDSQEIRKVKKEPYSPMNEHRSKVKTVSDSPKRKPSPAARKSASKRELSEQLLSRKRNSSSEREDSSPDIRRRRKSSTNSPERREVVVKRSRESESSLKRKKEPSSSPHERRPKKSRSFSEGSDHGGEKHMEDSDEYRRVVVMRSESREERAVHQTSREDAGKHKKPAANSDSGQSGSDDGKKKKKKKEKKHKKHKKHKKHKQKKEVVESDSEGGQTGDGEELEKTLREKALQSMKQRVSRESPPDDSSD, encoded by the exons ATGCAGATAAATTTGACTGGTTTTTTAAATGCAAAGAATGCTCGTGTGTTTATGGGTGAATTGTGGGAGTTGTTGTGTAGTGCTCAAGAAAATATTGGTGGAATTCCGGCGAAGTTTGTGGAACAGAAAaaggaagaaataaaaaagagaCAG GCAGAGCAGGAGAGAATTCAACAGAGTTTGAAAGTATCTGAGGAACAAATTAGGAATGCCATTATGAAGGAAAGAGAAGAGGCAGAGAGAAG GGAGCGTAAAAGTTCATCTCCAAGAAACAGACGAGACAGATCTAGGTCGCCAAGACGTAAAAAACGTGAAAAAAGTTCATCAAGATCTCCAAG GAAAGATTCAGAAAAGTCTGGAGACAAATCAGCTGACAAAACAGCTGAGAAATCTGACGATAAAACAGACTCTAAAACAGTTGTAGATGGTCACACACCAGTTCCGTTAGTGCCATTAGAGGTTAAAGAAGATGCAAAAGATTCAGATGAACCTAAAGAAAACGGTGAAAAAGCACCTGTTACTACAAATGGTGAAACTGAAGAAAAATCTGCATCAGACAAAGGGGATAATGAAGAAAAAGATGAAAAGGAAAAAGATGAGAAAAAAGAGACTGATGGAAAAAGTGGGAAAAGTCGCAATagatctaggtcaaggtcacgagaTAGGAGGAGAAGgagtaggtcaaggtcaggagATAGGAGGAGAGATGACAGAGATCGAGATAGAGACAGAAAATATAGCCGAAGATCAAG ATCCAGATCTCCGAGGCGTCGATCTCCTCCTAGAAGATCACCACCCAGAAGAAGATCAAGGTCACGAGACAGGGATAGAAGGAGGTCACCACCAAGGTCACGTACACGTAGAAGTCCTAGTCCAAGGAGACGTTCACCATCACCAAGAAGAAGATACTCCCCTCCACGTAGACAGAGATCTCCATCACCAAGGAGACGAAGGGAACCTAGTAGAGAAAGAGAGAGGGAGAGGAAGAGATCACCCCCACAGCCTCCTAAAAGAAAAGCGAG GTCTCCAAGTAGTTCAGACAGTGATTCTGATAGCTCAGATTCTGACGGTCCAGCTGCAAAGAGACCTCCAAATACTAGAAAG CCAATGATGGATGAGAGTGATGAAGGAGAAGATGGTGGTAAAGTCGGAATCCAGCAGAGACGTACATACAGGAGGCAAAGAGAGGAACCAGAGGACTCTGACTCGTCCAGTTCTTCATCATCCTCATCAGACGATGAGGCACCGCCACCTCCAGCAA GACGTCGTGAGCGAGATGAGAGACGGCTACCTTCACCAAGACGAGATGACAGGTACCGCAG atatccATCTCCACCCAGATACAGGGATGATCGTGATCGTTTTAGGGATGAACGAGAGAGGTATGAGAGAGAGAGATTCCGAGATGATAGAGACCGATTCAGAGATGATCGAGACAGATATGTTGATCCTAGGAGACAGAG GAGTCCACCAAGACGAAGGTCTCCAAGAGGCTCATTTGAGGAAGATGTTAGACGAAGGAGAGATAGTCCTCCTAGGAGGGAGCGTCGTAGATCTTCCCCATCTCCTCAAAAACGTAGATTTATAGAGAGTCCTCCAGATGAGAGACGAAGACGTAGGAATGAAGTAGAGTCACCTCCACCAGAAAAACAAAGAAGACGCAGACGAGAAACTGAGTCAGATGAAGAAATGCAGCAACAGTTACGTAGAAAGAGAAGAGAATCACCAGAGCCTGAACGGCGAAAAACAAAACGAGTCCCAGTGAAAGAAGAATCTTCATCAGATGAAGATTCTTCTCCTGAGAGACCCCCAGGTAAACAGAAATCCAGACGACGGGACTCAAGTTCAGAGTCCCCAGAACCAAGAAAACCATCCCGTAAACAAAAGTTACCGCCCCCTAGAAAAAAAGCTGAAGCTGATAGTGACAGCTCTAGTGATGAAAATGATTCCCAGGAAATTAGAAAGGTGAAAAAAGAACCTTATTCACCTATGAATGAACATAGAAGCAAAGTAAAAACTGTGTCCGATTCCCCAAAAAGGAAACCATCTCCGGCAGCTAGAAAATCCGCATCAAAACGTGAACTTTCTGAGCAGCTCTTGTCTAGAAAGAGAAATTCTAGTAGTGAAAGGGAGGACAGCTCACCTGATATTCGTCGTCGTAGGAAGAGTTCAACTAATTCTCCAGAGCGTAGAGAAGTAGTTGTGAAAAGATCAAGGGAAAGCGAAAGCTCCCTAAAACGTAAAAAGGAACCTTCATCTAGTCCTCATGAAAGAAGACCAAAGAAATCTAGGTCATTCTCTGAAGGTTCAGATCATGGAGGTGAAAAACATATGGAAGATTCAGATGAGTACAGAAGAGTTGTAGTGATGAGGTCAGAAAGTAGAGAGGAACGTGCAGTTCATCAGACATCTAGGGAAGATGCAGGGAAACACAAGAAACCAGCAGCAAACTCTGATTCAGGG cagtCTGGCTCAGATGATggcaagaaaaagaagaaaaagaaagaaaagaagcaCAAGAAACATAAAAAGCACAAGAAACATAAGCAGAAGAAAGAAGTAGTG gAGTCGGATAGTGAGGGTGGCCAAACAGGAGATGGTGAAGAACTGGAGAAGACCCTCAGAGAGAAAGCCCTGCAATCAATGAAACAACGGGTGTCCAGGGAAAGCCCGCCAGATGACTCCTCAGATTAA